From the genome of Phlebotomus papatasi isolate M1 chromosome 2, Ppap_2.1, whole genome shotgun sequence:
GAGTtttcaatacacaaaatttaatatCAGTCTGAGTACTATTccatttgattttgattttaccAGCAAGGTCAAGTTCTATTTGAGGAAGTTACCGCGTCATTTGATCCAGAAAATAATTAGGACTTTCCAATGCAGTTTCAATCTTCTCTAGAGCATACATCAACAATTATTTATAATGGGAAATGCATGTTGAGCAAAAAAAGTAAAGTTTTCCTGGTGTACATGCACATGTTTCTCATCTTTTTCCTCGGATGTACCCAAATCGATAACCCGGAAAAGTTAGTaaactttgaaaattcgtcatagCGCAATAATGTTCACATCACCACGAGCAACATCAACATTTGACgcaaagttttctttttctataTTGGAAAAGACGATGCAATCTGTTGAGGAAAAACTTCGTAGAAGTGTCTTTAAACGGTATCACATTCTTAATTGCATTCAATTGGCTTTCAATAAAAGCTCTGGAATCAATATTATTGCAGTGTTTATTTTTGAAACGTAACAATATCTCTGTCAGTGGCAGATCAATTAATCTtgcaatttaattgtttttgccACTTCACTcttttttatatatctcttcCCAATCAACTGAGATTTCTTTTGGGTGAGTGATTAtacgaaaaaacaaaattgtacTATATCCAATTTATATCCATCAATGAAGCATCTACTGCTTACACGCTTCATTGATAACAATGAAAAATGTATCTAACGTGAATCAGatgcaatttttgttttatttcatttttctcaGGCGTATTACATGTATTATTTAGTGCCAACGGTTTTTGTTTTGCCAGcttttaaaatacaaattgaaataaACTATTACGACAGCTTTTATACCTATCACAAATATGAAAAAACGCTTTCATATTTATACTATGAACATCAATTTTCAtagaaacattaaaattaagtcaattgtgaaataaattccgctaataaacttttttttaaaatctttttacaatatcaagtttaaaaaaaatcatttagggtgaaaggaacgtctattgacactttaaaaagtcgtgtcagcacctattgacaccctactctgtaccatttgggatacgaaatttgaacatctttgtttatagtaaaaggtatattaaagaaaagacgttatattacttatattttactagatacattaaataattttcaacattttgacaaaagtgtcaataagggttccctgtcgaacagacgttcctccgaccctatttatataaaaaatttataataaattatcttGAGTTATGTGTTTCCTTAGAAATGTAACTAGAAGCCTTTGATCTTCTACAATATTTCCGCCACTTAGAAAACTAACAACTTGAGCAACAGAAATGTTGATTAATAACCCAATTATagaataatattgaaaatttatcttAAAGATCCATGGGAGATCATCATTATCAGGAGTTGTTGCATTTCTGTTCAAGAAATTATTTCGATGACCCTGTGTACTATTTAGGAAGTCACAACCATCAATCCGGAGTTGTAGTGGTGGATCTGGCGTTTTGTTCAGTTCGCCAATGATAAGAACACCAACAGCGACCATTGATAGGACAACTCCGCATTTCGCACCcttaaaaacattgaaaatttagtaaattttaaaagtctTCAATTTCTTCTTTACCTTACTGTTGATTTTTGGGAAGATCATACCACTCACGAAGAGTCCAAAGACTCCAACGGTGGACAATGTGAAACATTGAGTAGTTATAGAAAAAATTGTGCCCATTTGCTCAATCACGAACACCAAACCTATTCCGATGATACCTACAACTGCCACGATCCCTCTCATAATGATCTTGAAAGCATTTTCCTTTCTCTTGAGTTTTTTGATGAGGAAATCGTTGTAGATCGTACCGCTAAGAGTGTTCAAGAGGGTAGAAGTTGTCGATAGACCAGCAGCAAAGATACCAGCAATGAAAATCCCATTGAAACCAGGAAAGAGTGAAGCCTTCTCCTGGACGAAATGAGGAAAGATCTGATCAAATTTCTTAACAAGGCCCGCGGATACAGGATCACATTCTTCATAGGTTGTGAATATAATTCCTCCGATCGTCAATTCGATGACGAGTATGAGTAatgtaaatatgaaaaaaatccacAAGGACTTTTTAGCTTTGCTCAAACTCGGCAGAGATAAATATCGTTGAATACTACTTTGATTGACACCAAAATAGTAAACGTAAACGAAAAATGTACTGAACATGTAAGACCACATATTGCCTCTTTCTTCGATATCAAATTTCGTTCTGAAACaacaaagaaaattgtaatgCAAATATATTCAGTATCATATCAGTGACTTACTTAAAGAATGTAAGTCTTTGGCCACGATCGAGAGCATTCCAGATATTCTCAAATCCACCTATACTTCTCAGTCCGACGATCATAATTGTGATTCCGGATGCGAAGATAAGAATGCATTGAAATGCATCTGTCCAGACAACTGCTTTAATACCTCCGAGTGCTGTGTACCAGATACAGAGGAGGCCCATTATTACAGTGATGACGTAGAGATTGATCCCAGTTACTTCTTGGAAGACTAGTGAGGGTACGTAGATGGTCAAGGGAATGAGGAACATTCCCGTGATTACGTATAGGGCACTCGCCAGATGCTTAACACTCCTATCAAACCGCAATTCAAAATACGTAAAACTGGACACGAGTTGGAGATCGTAAAAAACGGGTAGAAAAATATACATGGTGGCCAATACTTTTGGTAACTCCATGGGTATTACCATCCAATTGTGCAAACCATATGCGTACACTTCAGTACTTTGTCCAACAATTGTTGAACCAGAAATAGCAGTGGCCGCTAAAGACAGTGCCACTGGCAGCAACTTAAGATTCTTTCCACCAAACAGATACTCTTCAATTGAATGATGTTTGTTTTTAGTAGCTTGGTACACACCGATACTCATGGACACAACAAAAACGGTTACGAAGAAAAAGTAAtccaatattgaaaattgaacatTTGGAGATACCATTTTGATGATTCTTGCTCATTCAAGAATACTGCCACTAACAGTTAATGATTTGAACTCTAAAGACAGACTGATAATATCTAGATCATACAGCAGAAGCCACATGTTGTGGTTTTACTTTGCTTGTTCAGTTGGTATAGTTGTAACTGTAAGTGACTACATTATAAAATAGACAAATGCAGGAAAATTGCTtatatttaatgattttcactttaggtgtaaaacaGAATTTTATAGCTTTACTCACGTCTCAATGTCTTGTGAAATGGAATATATGTCACAATTTTATACATTATCTAGAGACTATCAATTCTTGGTTAATTTTCGTGATCTCGAAAAATAGCTTTTTCGTTCTTGAACTATCGTTTGATTTTAAACACTTCCGGTGTATACAACTCTTTGTCTTTTCACGTCACAACATTTCCCAAGATTCCTAAGAACATCTGAgttattgttatttaaaataaatatgtgacaataaattatattataaatattcttCGTTTtgttaacaaaaaaatacaacaaagcAGATCCttctttttttcatattaaaggTTCTTGAGGAGTGTTCCTCCTTAAAAATGTAACTAGAAGCCTTTGATCTTCTACAATATTTCCGCCACTTAAGAAACTAACAACTTGAGCAACAGAAATGTTGATTAATAACCCAATTAaagaataatattgaaaatttatcttAAAGATCCATGGAAGATCTTCATAATCAGTATTTGTTGCATTTCTGTTCAAGAAATTATGATTTTGGGAAGAGTTTTGATGATACTGTGTACTATTTAGGAAGTCACAACCATCAATGCGGAGTTGTAGTGGTGGATCTGGTGTTTTGTTCAGTCCGCCAATGATAAGAACACCAACAGCGACCATTGATAGGACAACTCCGCATTTCGCAcccttaaaaatattgaaatttagtgAATTGTAAAAGTCTTCAAGTTCTTCCTCACCTTACTGTTGATTTTTGGGAAGATCATACCACTCACGAAGAGTCCAAAGACTCCTACAGTCGACAGCGTGAGACACTGAAGTGTTATAGCAAAAACTGTGCCCATTTGCTCAATTACGAACACCAAACATATTCCGATGATACCTACAACTGCCACGATCCCTCTCATAATGATCTTGAAAGCATTTTCCTTTCTCTTGAGTTTTTTGATGAGGAAATCGTTGTAGATCGTACCGCTAAGGGTGTTCAAGAGGGTAGAAGTTGTCGATAGACCAGCAGCAAAGATTCCAGCAATGAAGATCCCATTGAAACCAGGAAAGAGTGAAGCCTTCTCCTGGACGAAATGAGGAAAGATCTGATCAAATTTCTTAACAAGGCCCGCGGATACAGGATCACATTGTTCATAGGTTGTGAATATAATTCCTCCAATGACAATTTCGATAAACATCACAATGGCACAAAAGATGCCGTAGATCCACACAGACGTAGTGGCTTTTTTGAAACTTGACAAAGACAAATATCGTTGGATGCAGCTTTGATTGATGCCGAACTGGTAGACGTAGACGAAGAAGATGCTGAACAAGTAAGACCACATAGTGCCTCTTTCTTCGACATCAAATTCAGTTCTGAAACAGCAAGGATAATTAGGCACTAAACATATTGAATATCTTCTTAATAACTGACTTAAAGAATGTAAGTCTTTGGCCACGATCGAGAGCATTCCAGATATTCTCAAATCCACCTACACTTCTCAGTCCGACGATCATAATTGTGATTCCGGATACGAAGATAAGAATGCATTGAAATGCATCTGTCCAGACAACTGCTTTAATACCTCCGAGTGCTGTGTACCAGATACAGAGGAGGCCCATTATTACAGTGATGACGTAGAGATTGATCCCAGTTACTTCTTGGAAGACTAGTGAGGGTACGTAGATGGTCAAGGGAATGAGGAACATTCCCGTGATTACGTATAGGGCACTCGCCAGATGCTTAACACTCCTATCAAATCGCATTTCAAAATACGTGAAACTAGACATGAGTTGGAGATCGTAGAACACAGGCAGAAAGATATACTGAATGACCAGCATCCACGGCAGTACAGTAGCTAAAAGCATCCAATTGTGCAAACCGTAGGCGTACACTTCAATACTTTGTCCAACAATTGTTGAACCAGAAATTGTAGTTGCAGCCAGAGATAGCGAAACTGGTAGTAACTTTAAGTTCTTTCCACCAAACAGATATTCTTCAATTGAATGGTTTTTATTTCTCCCAGCTTGGTACAAACCGATACTTATGGACACTATAAAAACGATGATAAAGGAAGAGTAATCCAATATTGAAAACTGAACGTTGGGAGATACCATTTTTGCGACCAAAAATATAATAACACTGCTTTctacctaaatgatttggactctGAGAGGTAGTGATGCACGTAGTGACTTCAATTTACTTTTTGAGTTGCTTTAGTCGCGAGTGACTATATCGTAAAagagaattttattgttttatttttttttgtatagccCAACATTATATTGGCTAATGAAACTTTAAGGTTTATAGACTTATATGCTCTATTTTTGTTCTAGACGACTTCTATAACTAAAacttacatagaaaaaaatatatttttttttaattattagtcACGTTTTTATAGGTTATGTAAAATGTTCATATATTTTAGTTATCAAATTAAGTTACGTCACTCTAAGATTTAATAAACAATATGTTTTAGAAACAGCTTTTGCGCATtgtttagataaaaaaaatgcaagttgTGCGTAACGTAAGATAATCGTATTCATAAGTGGTTGAGTATTCCGAAgtgtatatataaattttactcCAGTTTTTATTATGACTTCTATATACTACAGAAAATTATGtctgaaagttttttttacacaaGCGTAGGTATTCTGCTTCAATATAAACATATGAGGAAGTTGTAAACATTGTGATTTCTTTCAAATTAGTTTAGAGGACGAGACAATAGTCGACATTGACTTGTCTACAATAGTCGACATTAATCCAAATACTTACATACTtatttcaactaggaaaaaaatttttggcactattctcacggtgctgtatttgatgagacaagaaagtttttcttctacgaccatatgatcagacgctgtttagaggtggctgaacgaccctctctgtagtgtaaaatccggtaaaatcagaaattcgTTCTACAAGCAAAAATGGCGCTGAACGATCTGGACATCGAAATTTATGAGCGAAACTCATAAATTCATGAAACacgaaaatttccttttgccccaaagggtagaactaataatttcccaaaacgtAGAAAATTTCTCTTCCCTAAAAGGCAGAACTAATAACATCCCAAAACAAGGAAATCACAGATCGGCAGATCGTGCGAGCAGTCAACGAGATCGCACTGATCGCGCTGATCGCACTGATTGcgcgatcagtctccaagatcgaATCGATCGTGTGATCAGCCTCCAAGATCGCGCTGATCGCACTCAAAGTGTACCTTGAGTGACAGATTTATTCACCGCCTGGAAATTTCCTTTTTCCCTAAAAGGcaaataacttcccaaaacatagaaaattttccattgtccTAACGTGAAGAATTTCGGTCCGATGAGGTGTAGCAAGAATggacggaaacactagacctttcttgactttcgcaattttattctttacgacgacgtttcgaggatgaatgtcctcttcatcaggtatcgaattttgttgggaaaatcacgtacaggcgggaaatggttacactttttcttttttttttcgacttggatcacagattgcactttgaagctcaccattcgactgatcgacacagaaCATTCTGTCAATTCTTGCTACATTGTCCTaacagtgaaatattttaacatttttgatttttttacctaccaattttattttttttacttaccattttaaattttcttacttaccattttagatatttttatttatcattGTTTTTTGTACTTAccagttttgatttttttctcaccattttcgatttttttccttaccaaatttgatttatttacttaccattattttacttaccaatttttaatttttacttacatattttgatgttttacttaccaatcttgatttttacttaccaattttgatgtttcacTTACCAATTATGGTTTTTTGCtcaccaatttttaatttttacttatcaatttttaatttttacttaccaattttgatgtttcacttaccaattatgattttttgcttaccaatttttaatttttacttatcaatttttaatttttacttacaaattttgatgtttcacttaccaattttgatgtttcacttaccaattatgattttttgcttaccaatttttaatttttacttacaaatttttaatttttacttaccaatttttaatttttacttaccaattttgatgtt
Proteins encoded in this window:
- the LOC129805010 gene encoding sodium-coupled monocarboxylate transporter 2-like, with amino-acid sequence MVSPNVQFSILDYFFFVTVFVVSMSIGVYQATKNKHHSIEEYLFGGKNLKLLPVALSLAATAISGSTIVGQSTEVYAYGLHNWMVIPMELPKVLATMYIFLPVFYDLQLVSSFTYFELRFDRSVKHLASALYVITGMFLIPLTIYVPSLVFQEVTGINLYVITVIMGLLCIWYTALGGIKAVVWTDAFQCILIFASGITIMIVGLRSIGGFENIWNALDRGQRLTFFKTKFDIEERGNMWSYMFSTFFVYVYYFGVNQSSIQRYLSLPSLSKAKKSLWIFFIFTLLILVIELTIGGIIFTTYEECDPVSAGLVKKFDQIFPHFVQEKASLFPGFNGIFIAGIFAAGLSTTSTLLNTLSGTIYNDFLIKKLKRKENAFKIIMRGIVAVVGIIGIGLVFVIEQMGTIFSITTQCFTLSTVGVFGLFVSGMIFPKINSKGAKCGVVLSMVAVGVLIIGELNKTPDPPLQLRIDEMQQLLIMMISHGSLR
- the LOC129802135 gene encoding sodium-coupled monocarboxylate transporter 2-like produces the protein MVSPNVQFSILDYSSFIIVFIVSISIGLYQAGRNKNHSIEEYLFGGKNLKLLPVSLSLAATTISGSTIVGQSIEVYAYGLHNWMLLATVLPWMLVIQYIFLPVFYDLQLMSSFTYFEMRFDRSVKHLASALYVITGMFLIPLTIYVPSLVFQEVTGINLYVITVIMGLLCIWYTALGGIKAVVWTDAFQCILIFVSGITIMIVGLRSVGGFENIWNALDRGQRLTFFKTEFDVEERGTMWSYLFSIFFVYVYQFGINQSCIQRYLSLSSFKKATTSVWIYGIFCAIVMFIEIVIGGIIFTTYEQCDPVSAGLVKKFDQIFPHFVQEKASLFPGFNGIFIAGIFAAGLSTTSTLLNTLSGTIYNDFLIKKLKRKENAFKIIMRGIVAVVGIIGICLVFVIEQMGTVFAITLQCLTLSTVGVFGLFVSGMIFPKINSKGAKCGVVLSMVAVGVLIIGGLNKTPDPPLQLRIDGCDFLNSTQYHQNSSQNHNFLNRNATNTDYEDLPWIFKINFQYYSLIGLLINISVAQVVSFLSGGNIVEDQRLLVTFLRRNTPQEPLI